The following proteins are co-located in the Manihot esculenta cultivar AM560-2 chromosome 9, M.esculenta_v8, whole genome shotgun sequence genome:
- the LOC110622418 gene encoding AT-hook motif nuclear-localized protein 19, producing MANRWWAGQVGLPGMDHTSSSSSSPMKKPDLGISMSNNNREAIESGRREEEQEEEREHSDEPKEGAIDIATRRPRGRPPGSKNKPKPPIFVTRDSPNALKSHVLEIANGSDVAESLACFARKRQRGVCVLSGSGMVTNVTLKQPSAPGAVMALHGRFEILSLTGAFLPGPAPPGATGLTIYLAGGQGQVVGGSVMGPLMASGPVMVIAATFSNATYERLPLEEEEEEGGGERGGQGQIGGGEDGGSGGMGDPAAASTAVYNNLPPNLVPNGGQLNLEGYGWAHGRPPF from the coding sequence ATGGCGAACCGATGGTGGGCCGGGCAGGTGGGTCTACCTGGGATGGATCACACATCATCCAGCTCATCGTCTCCGATGAAGAAACCAGATCTAGGTATTTCCATGTCCAACAACAATAGAGAAGCAATCGAGAGCGGTAGGAGAGAAGAGgagcaagaagaagaaagagaacacAGCGATGAACCTAAAGAAGGAGCCATAGACATCGCCACTCGCCGTCCTAGGGGTCGTCCACCAGGATCAAAAAACAAACCTAAACCACCCATTTTTGTCACCAGAGATAGCCCTAATGCTCTCAAAAGTCATGTACTCGAGATAGCTAATGGGTCTGATGTAGCTGAGAGTTTAGCTTGCTTTGCAAGAAAGAGACAAAGAGGTGTTTGTGTCCTCAGTGGAAGCGGTATGGTtactaatgtaactcttaagcAACCATCTGCGCCAGGAGCTGTCATGGCTCTACATGGAAGGTTTGAGATTTTGTCACTGACCGGAGCTTTCTTACCCGGACCAGCGCCACCAGGAGCGACGGGATTGACTATATATTTAGCCGGAGGGCAAGGGCAAGTGGTGGGAGGTAGTGTGATGGGACCATTGATGGCATCAGGTCCAGTTATGGTGATTGCAGCAACGTTTTCGAATGCTACTTATGAGAGATTGCCgctggaggaggaagaggaggagggtGGTGGTGAGAGAGGCGGCCAAGGGCAGATAGGAGGTGGTGAAGACGGTGGTAGTGGGGGAATGGGGGATCCGGCGGCTGCATCAACGGCAGTGTATAATAACTTGCCTCCAAATTTGGTGCCAAATGGGGGACAATTGAATCTTGAGGGATATGGATGGGCTCATGGCAGGCCACCCTTTTAG